In Janthinobacterium sp. J1-1, a single genomic region encodes these proteins:
- a CDS encoding DUF2135 domain-containing protein: protein MNYSVLILSGAVLAQAAPCALAADKSMSTPFGGWNRAGLTDKSDELAVNYPYSLVDRGAQSGRRMIRGELEKAGKNRAVHKLVVNGNPTPLYTDDDGRYARAYSFGSGSNSIEIRSPDGKPVKRVQFYEADRSRPQPMIRIIAAWDDSQAEVDLHVVTPDGQHAFWSHPTLSNGGGLDADTVDGPGPENFMMTSPMRGLYQVWINYWGNFSGDGYHFDEKTRQRPVITSRITLVFNENTARERREEFVVPLRGIGELTLVKTFKY, encoded by the coding sequence GTGAATTACTCCGTCCTGATATTGAGTGGCGCCGTGCTGGCGCAGGCCGCGCCTTGTGCGCTGGCCGCCGACAAGAGCATGAGCACCCCGTTTGGCGGCTGGAATCGCGCGGGACTGACCGACAAGTCCGATGAGCTGGCGGTCAATTATCCATATTCGCTGGTCGATCGCGGCGCGCAGAGCGGGCGGCGAATGATCCGCGGCGAGCTTGAGAAGGCGGGCAAAAACCGGGCTGTCCACAAGCTGGTGGTCAATGGCAATCCGACGCCGCTATATACAGATGACGATGGCCGCTATGCGCGCGCCTATTCCTTCGGTTCCGGCTCGAACAGCATCGAGATCCGCTCGCCCGATGGCAAGCCGGTCAAGCGCGTGCAGTTTTACGAAGCGGACCGCAGCCGGCCGCAGCCCATGATCCGCATTATCGCCGCATGGGACGACAGCCAGGCCGAGGTCGACCTGCATGTGGTCACGCCCGATGGCCAGCATGCGTTCTGGTCGCATCCGACCTTGAGCAACGGCGGCGGACTCGATGCCGACACCGTCGACGGGCCGGGGCCGGAAAACTTCATGATGACCTCGCCCATGCGCGGGCTGTACCAGGTGTGGATCAATTACTGGGGCAATTTCAGCGGCGATGGTTATCACTTCGATGAGAAAACGCGCCAGCGGCCCGTCATTACCAGCCGCATCACGCTGGTGTTCAACGAAAACACGGCGCGCGAGCGGCGCGAGGAGTTTGTCGTGCCCTTGCGCGGTATCGGCGAGCTTACGCTGGTCAAGACCTTCAAGTACTGA
- a CDS encoding DUF2300 domain-containing protein, producing MRFARPALMLATLLAAPAWAASLDMAWWRDGKLEVRQLRQGGAAPPPFDGARQVPLASLWKLFVYVYASDSKVAMPDYRCGGRDPEEVYCCDAGQSIGHDAALAQSCGLFFSPKRLMITAAPWRKYWTGRLGSAPAGDFAWLADPAQLAPKRTVRLDSLLRALGSIPAASRQDAEAALLRVVLDGRGAGTARWFGSQLRVKTYSWHQASGRIGGAAGWLADGTPIWFGGAGGSSNVFEQWAPRLAASLPPVGAADDGGCVVVDYFQRYPIRAVRGERGIAAPGPLNGRYHVRFENGQNLALRSSGELMLVQDKGGRPQLRGRFGVNEYVARVLDREANAGEPEAAKALAIAARTYLQQNAVTVAGCQQIADSSATQRVSPSPATPAALAIARWTDQLIVDGVTVRYHSTTPSEGTMAWTEAVRQARQGKHYDELLAAAYPGGALSTFGNTGARCQRLAQNEDWLARSVPRWRRVLLREAGYEAPPQAPLVCALSSGAPYSEQSRNRIYMRPLATREDRITLAHEYLHLGLRNHPRGQDEDYVEQLARRLVDLNLEAM from the coding sequence ATGCGCTTTGCCCGTCCAGCCTTGATGCTTGCCACCTTGCTGGCCGCGCCTGCGTGGGCGGCTTCGCTGGATATGGCCTGGTGGCGCGACGGCAAGCTGGAAGTGCGCCAGCTGCGCCAGGGCGGCGCCGCGCCGCCGCCGTTCGACGGCGCGCGGCAGGTGCCGCTGGCCAGCCTGTGGAAGCTGTTCGTGTATGTCTACGCCAGCGACAGCAAGGTGGCGATGCCGGACTACCGCTGCGGTGGCCGTGATCCGGAAGAAGTGTATTGCTGCGACGCGGGCCAGAGCATAGGCCACGACGCGGCGCTGGCGCAGTCCTGCGGCCTGTTTTTCTCGCCCAAACGCCTGATGATCACCGCCGCGCCGTGGCGCAAATACTGGACCGGTCGCCTGGGTAGCGCGCCCGCGGGCGACTTTGCCTGGCTGGCGGATCCCGCCCAACTGGCACCAAAGCGCACGGTGCGCCTGGACAGCTTGCTGCGCGCGCTGGGCAGCATTCCGGCTGCCAGTCGCCAGGATGCCGAAGCGGCGCTGCTGCGGGTGGTGCTCGATGGACGCGGCGCAGGTACGGCCCGCTGGTTCGGCAGCCAACTGCGCGTCAAGACCTATTCCTGGCATCAGGCGAGTGGGCGCATCGGCGGCGCGGCCGGCTGGCTGGCTGATGGCACGCCGATCTGGTTTGGCGGCGCGGGCGGCAGCAGCAATGTGTTCGAGCAGTGGGCGCCCAGACTGGCCGCCAGCTTGCCGCCGGTGGGCGCGGCCGACGATGGCGGCTGCGTGGTGGTCGATTACTTCCAGCGCTATCCGATCCGCGCCGTGCGTGGCGAGCGCGGTATTGCCGCACCCGGGCCGCTCAATGGCCGCTACCATGTGCGCTTTGAAAATGGCCAGAACCTGGCCTTGCGCAGCAGCGGCGAACTGATGCTGGTACAGGACAAGGGTGGCCGCCCGCAATTGCGCGGCCGCTTCGGCGTCAATGAATATGTGGCGCGCGTGCTGGACCGCGAAGCGAATGCCGGCGAGCCGGAAGCGGCCAAAGCGCTGGCGATTGCCGCGCGCACGTATCTGCAGCAGAACGCGGTGACGGTGGCGGGCTGCCAGCAGATCGCCGACAGCAGCGCCACCCAGCGCGTCAGTCCCAGCCCGGCCACGCCGGCGGCGCTGGCGATCGCGCGCTGGACCGACCAATTGATCGTCGATGGCGTCACCGTGCGCTATCACAGCACCACGCCGTCCGAGGGCACGATGGCGTGGACGGAAGCGGTGCGGCAGGCCAGGCAAGGCAAGCACTATGACGAGTTGCTGGCGGCCGCCTACCCGGGCGGCGCGCTGAGCACCTTTGGCAATACCGGCGCGCGCTGCCAGCGCCTGGCGCAAAACGAAGACTGGCTGGCCCGGTCCGTGCCACGCTGGCGGCGCGTGCTGCTGCGCGAGGCCGGCTACGAGGCGCCGCCGCAAGCGCCACTGGTCTGTGCCTTGTCGAGCGGCGCGCCGTATTCCGAGCAGTCGCGCAACCGCATCTACATGCGGCCGCTGGCCACGCGCGAAGACCGCATCACCCTGGCCCATGAATACCTGCATCTTGGCCTGCGCAACCATCCGCGCGGCCAGGATGAAGATTATGTGGAACAGCTGGCGCGCCGGCTGGTCGACCTGAACCTGGAGGCGATGTGA
- a CDS encoding DUF1175 family protein yields MGAAGMAGDGAMTVVHARRAALRLLAGCAAMVAASRAWALREPVEEQVRLSQAQSRAFQAWMLRIVNAQIERGPSPRWIHRDCAGLVRFAVNEALTVHDAKWLHANGIASDRRLPPELELDAHQAALRNRWVQTGGTVGHFVTALALVQHNSRFIAREISQALPGDLLFFDQGDEQHLMVWMGARIAYHTGTVTPDDNGLRTVDIKQLTTWKDTRWQPVPNNPNFAGVYRLAFLS; encoded by the coding sequence ATGGGCGCCGCTGGAATGGCAGGAGACGGCGCGATGACGGTGGTGCATGCGCGCCGCGCCGCCTTGCGCTTGCTCGCCGGGTGCGCCGCCATGGTGGCCGCATCCAGGGCCTGGGCTCTGCGCGAACCGGTTGAGGAGCAGGTGCGGCTGTCGCAAGCGCAAAGCCGCGCCTTCCAGGCCTGGATGCTGCGCATCGTGAATGCCCAGATCGAACGGGGACCGTCGCCGCGCTGGATCCACCGCGACTGCGCCGGCCTGGTGCGCTTTGCCGTCAATGAAGCGCTTACCGTGCATGATGCGAAGTGGCTGCACGCGAACGGCATCGCCAGCGACCGGCGCCTGCCGCCCGAACTGGAGCTGGACGCACACCAGGCCGCGCTGCGCAACCGCTGGGTGCAGACGGGCGGCACCGTTGGCCACTTTGTCACGGCGCTGGCGCTGGTACAGCACAACAGCCGCTTTATCGCCCGCGAGATCAGCCAGGCGCTGCCCGGCGACCTGCTGTTTTTCGACCAGGGCGACGAACAACATCTGATGGTCTGGATGGGAGCGCGCATCGCCTACCACACCGGCACCGTCACCCCCGACGACAATGGTCTGCGGACCGTCGATATCAAACAACTCACGACTTGGAAGGACACCCGGTGGCAACCTGTGCCCAACAATCCGAATTTCGCCGGGGTATACCGGCTGGCGTTTTTATCATGA
- a CDS encoding alpha-2-macroglobulin: MKLLFASLLAFVLMAGASAQERQPSNYTTFKGEPFFLLSDASYGSADEARVRLEVPGRDMGRMNLEAYSGADIVVYRVPEPMEFLKKQRNLHRIQVEGNYQGEGLANTLSFLWDSWWKQSRLAWRKLFSGDARLAVTKEQPQLATNDAIRRRTVFANHPQYKPIKGMELVDSFRYPLWQAKAIEPPKGVKLDGSSSEFIVAGAGNVMIPLGKRKPGLYLIEAIIGEHRATTLVFVSDTVAVTKVSSVQMLVWTARRDNSAAVAGASVAWTDGTGVLQSASTGADGVASMERGSPEHTYVLGQDRAGGVFVSENFYYDSEIYNTKIYAVTDRPLYRPGDEVNVKFLGREFTSARNSQAAAAAPISLSVLNPNGTPLLTQTLQLSGDTGAETRFRLPREATAGGYELRFNYKDGVYGAAFRVAEYVKPHFEINVQPSKPEFKTGEAVKGSIALRYPDGKPVKNAKMTLSLRSQQNTMVEGELRYSGLFPVALKTEEVVSDGSGNLDFTLPAATDPSRYILTVLATDGAAYRVKATRELMIERSITTYQLKATRQFSDPGQAVHFDLLADGQGAAKPVRWEMVQLEKQTKTDGAFDPNAKGWDVTFPASGSYQLALRDERGNLLAAASHWVSGDGVQATPGSIEIVLDRARYRPGDTAEALITFSDKVDQALFTLERDKVEHHGLMAGSAEWYQAKRVAPRQWRVRIPVKEEHGPNMTFSVAYTRNGDFVFENAGLQVIEPRIALQFKADKEVYQPGEKVTLDVKATLDGKPLSTMVALGVVDEMIYVLQPEIAPEIGDFFYHPRRNNVRTTASLSFISYDMAQGRTAGAPARHNYNERGVKVLERPRRDNIDTAYWAPSLKTDASGNARVSFTMPDALTRWRITGRAMDDQGRVGQRTGYLRSDKSFYAKWTAPDWMRAGDAPRASVAVFNQTGKEQALDVTLSGAGGTQTKTEKLSAKPGVNYVEFPLAAGSGPLRLELKQNGKVVDALDTAMQTLPAAWSSPRSLVLPLDGATGELALKLPADARNIRVAFTQGAASQFARIADDLIDYPYGCVEQTASRLIPLVLATQSLGPDAGAPYERLQATLTAQRLRLVSMAGPKAVFGWWGNATAGNALMTAYAYYADWYASRALRIELPAEHWNKLLAVYSESGLKDPLGDRALVLWMAHEMGLPTQTLASGLVDDSAIATLGGKPRQPGDSGSLLLGGAADREAQAMSLGLVALVAAQNGIALPHSLQLQVASAWQVLRESKAPVAQALLMLAGEVPATQAEAVLASVRAEMPTLDRAMTLMWVQKKLGGVAFGKGLTLALDGAWQKRDSRSGQAVWRWTDAKAVPDKLRLSASTPAPAGTVAVVQYDSHAAETQTLPVTVERRILRMKAGKGGYTTELVKPGEALSTDALYLDEITLKAAPGTKHRFGLLEVALPPGAMVESTTWGMVMAGDKPAALERARHTERRDGYAVPVEPLEGDVTVRHLIRFAQKGSYVLPPARFYRMYQPEQKAFEGSGKTTRALKVE; encoded by the coding sequence ATGAAGCTGCTTTTTGCGAGTTTGCTGGCGTTCGTGCTGATGGCTGGCGCCTCGGCGCAGGAACGCCAGCCAAGCAATTACACGACCTTCAAGGGCGAGCCGTTCTTCCTGCTGTCGGACGCCAGCTACGGCAGCGCCGACGAAGCGCGCGTGCGCCTGGAAGTGCCGGGCCGCGACATGGGGCGCATGAACCTGGAAGCGTATTCGGGCGCCGACATCGTCGTCTACCGCGTGCCCGAACCGATGGAGTTTTTGAAGAAGCAGCGCAATCTGCACCGCATCCAGGTCGAAGGCAATTACCAGGGCGAAGGCCTGGCCAACACCTTGAGCTTTTTGTGGGACAGCTGGTGGAAGCAGTCGCGCCTGGCCTGGCGCAAGCTGTTTTCGGGCGACGCGCGCCTCGCCGTGACAAAAGAGCAGCCGCAACTGGCGACCAATGACGCGATCCGCCGGCGCACCGTGTTTGCCAACCATCCGCAGTACAAGCCGATCAAGGGCATGGAGCTGGTCGACAGCTTCCGCTATCCGTTGTGGCAGGCGAAGGCGATTGAACCGCCGAAAGGCGTGAAACTCGATGGCTCCAGCAGCGAATTCATCGTCGCCGGCGCCGGCAATGTGATGATCCCGCTCGGCAAGCGCAAGCCGGGCCTGTACCTGATCGAAGCGATCATCGGCGAACACCGCGCCACCACCCTGGTGTTCGTGTCGGACACGGTGGCGGTGACCAAGGTCTCGTCCGTCCAGATGCTGGTGTGGACCGCACGGCGCGACAACAGCGCCGCCGTGGCCGGCGCCAGCGTGGCATGGACCGACGGCACCGGCGTGCTGCAGTCGGCCAGCACCGGCGCCGACGGGGTCGCCTCGATGGAGCGCGGCAGCCCCGAACACACCTATGTGCTGGGCCAGGACCGCGCCGGCGGTGTGTTCGTGTCCGAGAATTTCTACTATGACAGCGAGATCTACAACACCAAGATCTATGCGGTGACCGACCGGCCCCTGTACCGCCCCGGCGACGAAGTCAACGTGAAGTTCTTGGGTCGCGAATTCACCTCGGCGCGCAACTCGCAGGCCGCCGCCGCGGCGCCCATCAGCCTGAGCGTGCTCAATCCGAACGGCACGCCGCTGCTGACGCAAACGCTGCAGCTGTCTGGTGACACGGGCGCCGAAACGCGCTTCCGCCTGCCCAGGGAAGCCACCGCCGGCGGCTATGAGCTGCGCTTCAATTACAAGGACGGCGTGTATGGCGCGGCCTTCCGCGTGGCCGAATATGTCAAGCCGCACTTTGAAATCAATGTCCAGCCATCGAAACCCGAATTCAAGACGGGCGAGGCGGTCAAGGGCAGCATCGCGCTGCGCTACCCGGATGGCAAGCCGGTGAAAAACGCGAAGATGACCCTCTCGCTGCGCAGCCAGCAAAACACCATGGTCGAAGGCGAGCTGCGTTATAGCGGCTTGTTTCCGGTGGCGCTGAAGACCGAGGAAGTCGTCAGCGACGGCAGCGGCAATCTGGATTTCACTTTGCCGGCCGCCACCGATCCCTCGCGCTATATATTGACTGTGCTGGCAACCGATGGCGCGGCCTACCGCGTCAAGGCGACGCGCGAGCTGATGATCGAACGCTCGATTACCACGTATCAGTTGAAAGCCACGCGCCAGTTTTCCGACCCGGGCCAGGCCGTGCATTTTGATTTGCTGGCGGACGGCCAGGGCGCGGCCAAGCCGGTGCGCTGGGAGATGGTACAGCTGGAAAAACAGACGAAGACCGACGGCGCTTTCGATCCGAACGCCAAGGGCTGGGACGTGACATTCCCCGCCTCGGGTTCGTATCAGCTGGCGCTGCGCGACGAGCGCGGCAACCTGCTGGCGGCAGCCAGCCACTGGGTCTCGGGTGACGGCGTGCAGGCCACGCCGGGCAGCATCGAGATCGTGCTGGACCGCGCCCGCTATCGTCCCGGCGATACCGCCGAAGCGCTGATCACGTTTTCCGACAAGGTCGACCAGGCGCTGTTCACGCTGGAGCGCGACAAGGTGGAACACCATGGCCTGATGGCAGGCAGCGCCGAGTGGTACCAGGCAAAGCGCGTGGCGCCGCGCCAGTGGCGCGTGCGCATACCCGTCAAGGAGGAACACGGCCCGAACATGACGTTCTCGGTGGCCTACACGCGCAATGGCGACTTCGTGTTCGAGAACGCCGGCCTGCAGGTGATCGAGCCGCGCATCGCGCTCCAGTTCAAGGCGGACAAGGAGGTCTACCAGCCCGGCGAAAAAGTCACGCTGGACGTCAAGGCGACCCTGGACGGCAAGCCTTTGAGCACCATGGTGGCGCTGGGTGTGGTCGATGAGATGATCTATGTGCTGCAGCCGGAAATCGCGCCCGAAATCGGCGACTTCTTCTACCATCCGCGCCGCAACAACGTGCGCACCACGGCCAGCCTGTCCTTTATCAGCTACGACATGGCGCAGGGCCGCACCGCCGGCGCGCCGGCCCGCCACAATTACAACGAGCGTGGCGTGAAGGTGCTGGAACGCCCGCGCCGTGACAATATCGATACCGCCTACTGGGCGCCGTCGCTGAAGACCGACGCCAGTGGCAATGCGCGCGTCAGTTTCACCATGCCCGACGCGCTGACCCGCTGGCGGATTACCGGCCGCGCGATGGATGATCAGGGGCGCGTGGGCCAGCGCACCGGCTATCTGCGTTCCGATAAAAGCTTCTATGCCAAATGGACCGCGCCCGACTGGATGCGCGCCGGCGACGCGCCGCGCGCCTCGGTGGCGGTGTTCAACCAGACCGGCAAGGAGCAGGCGCTGGACGTCACTTTGTCGGGCGCAGGCGGCACGCAAACCAAGACGGAAAAACTGTCGGCCAAACCGGGCGTGAACTATGTCGAATTCCCGCTTGCCGCAGGCAGCGGGCCGCTGCGCCTGGAGCTGAAACAGAACGGCAAAGTGGTCGATGCGCTGGACACGGCCATGCAGACGCTGCCCGCCGCCTGGAGCAGTCCGCGCTCGCTGGTGCTGCCGTTGGATGGCGCCACAGGTGAACTGGCGCTCAAGCTGCCGGCCGACGCGCGAAATATCCGCGTGGCGTTCACGCAAGGTGCCGCCAGCCAGTTCGCGCGCATCGCCGACGACCTGATCGATTACCCGTATGGCTGCGTCGAGCAGACGGCCAGCCGCCTGATTCCGCTGGTGCTGGCCACCCAAAGCCTGGGCCCGGACGCCGGCGCGCCATACGAGCGCCTGCAGGCGACCCTGACCGCGCAGCGTTTGCGGCTGGTGTCGATGGCCGGCCCGAAAGCCGTCTTCGGCTGGTGGGGCAATGCCACCGCCGGCAATGCGCTGATGACGGCTTACGCCTATTACGCCGACTGGTACGCCTCGCGCGCGCTGCGCATCGAGCTGCCGGCCGAGCACTGGAACAAGCTGCTGGCGGTCTACAGCGAGAGCGGCTTGAAGGACCCGCTGGGCGACCGCGCGCTGGTGCTGTGGATGGCGCACGAGATGGGTTTGCCGACGCAGACGCTGGCCTCGGGCCTGGTCGACGACAGCGCGATTGCCACCCTGGGCGGCAAGCCGCGCCAGCCTGGCGACAGCGGCAGCCTGCTGCTGGGCGGCGCCGCTGACCGCGAAGCGCAGGCGATGAGCCTGGGCCTGGTGGCGCTGGTCGCCGCGCAGAACGGCATCGCCTTGCCGCACTCGCTGCAGCTGCAAGTGGCCAGCGCCTGGCAGGTCTTGCGCGAGTCGAAAGCGCCGGTGGCGCAGGCCTTGCTGATGCTGGCCGGCGAAGTGCCTGCGACCCAGGCCGAGGCGGTGCTGGCCAGCGTGCGCGCCGAGATGCCGACCCTGGACCGCGCGATGACCTTGATGTGGGTGCAGAAGAAACTGGGCGGCGTAGCATTCGGCAAGGGGCTGACCCTCGCACTGGACGGCGCATGGCAGAAACGCGACAGCCGCAGTGGGCAAGCGGTGTGGCGCTGGACGGACGCCAAGGCAGTGCCTGATAAGTTGCGCCTCTCGGCATCGACGCCGGCGCCGGCCGGCACGGTGGCCGTGGTGCAGTACGACAGCCATGCCGCCGAAACGCAGACATTGCCGGTCACCGTCGAGCGGCGCATCCTGCGCATGAAGGCGGGCAAGGGCGGCTATACGACGGAGCTGGTCAAGCCGGGCGAAGCACTGAGCACGGACGCGCTGTATCTCGATGAAATCACCCTGAAAGCGGCGCCGGGTACGAAACACCGCTTTGGCCTGCTGGAAGTGGCGCTGCCGCCCGGCGCGATGGTCGAATCGACCACCTGGGGCATGGTTATGGCGGGCGACAAGCCGGCCGCGCTGGAACGCGCGCGCCACACCGAACGGCGCGACGGTTATGCCGTGCCGGTCGAGCCGTTGGAAGGCGACGTGACGGTGCGCCATCTGATCCGCTTTGCGCAGAAGGGCAGTTATGTGCTGCCGCCGGCGCGCTTTTACCGCATGTACCAGCCGGAGCAGAAGGCCTTCGAGGGAAGCGGCAAGACCACGCGCGCGCTGAAGGTCGAGTGA
- a CDS encoding DUF2138 family protein, producing the protein MLAKKGFSKKVLFGSLAGVAVVAAALVGYRAFGWGTMGPVNSLKLDLSRPDALVRTKSLSTLPRDLLTVPLARDVLREEFLFYYEQSEDRLGLKGSLRRIAYEHQLGWGDQLLRMVLDQPAEVALWRDADGSLKHFAIAVSRNQLTRILEEAGKVALKDTQMSVAGSLRVDGDTVPVYALNYAWQRTLLFAAHGQRLVILSHPGMLYGGSEGKDGDGTAEKTVVSLLGKDADKQNVFHPQFHLDNAAPEGHSIAVKADFLSFGYQPFFGALEALRFDFQQGAWQSKVLLNADKLKKDGGYDSSALWPVLPHSPSACFSVPVDWSALAPVLKRLGSKTPEPVAPLTEHLQGPAAACWYGNSRLHTPVFVATRKPQAGDEALYGSLFEAAIGGKDPVRKTAGKDGAIRWERTIATGLGPATAALAVAGNTVVFSADAKLVDQVLAVRRKQAPAASDLLPDGARTIGLIAPASLAKLIQFEAFDTLPANNEPVLRAAANEHLVPRLDALKKYPPLRMVLKQPPASGTAWAPLEWQETAR; encoded by the coding sequence GTGCTGGCGAAAAAAGGTTTCAGTAAAAAAGTCCTGTTCGGATCACTGGCCGGGGTGGCGGTGGTGGCGGCCGCGCTGGTCGGCTACCGCGCGTTTGGCTGGGGGACGATGGGGCCGGTCAACAGCCTCAAGCTCGACTTGTCGCGGCCCGATGCGCTGGTGCGCACCAAAAGCCTGTCGACCTTGCCGCGCGACCTGCTGACGGTGCCGCTGGCGCGCGACGTGCTGCGCGAGGAATTCCTGTTCTATTACGAGCAAAGCGAAGACCGGCTGGGCCTCAAGGGCAGCTTGCGCCGCATCGCCTATGAACATCAACTGGGCTGGGGCGACCAGCTGCTGCGCATGGTGCTGGACCAGCCGGCCGAAGTGGCCTTGTGGCGCGACGCCGACGGCTCGCTCAAGCATTTTGCCATCGCCGTCTCGCGCAACCAGCTCACGCGCATCCTGGAAGAAGCGGGCAAGGTGGCCTTGAAGGATACGCAGATGAGCGTGGCCGGCAGCCTGCGCGTCGATGGCGACACCGTGCCCGTCTACGCACTCAATTACGCCTGGCAGCGCACCTTGCTGTTCGCCGCCCACGGCCAGCGCCTGGTGATCCTGTCGCATCCCGGCATGCTGTATGGCGGCAGCGAAGGCAAGGACGGCGACGGCACGGCCGAGAAAACCGTCGTCAGCCTGCTGGGGAAAGATGCGGACAAGCAGAACGTGTTTCATCCGCAATTCCATCTCGATAATGCCGCGCCCGAGGGCCACAGCATCGCCGTCAAGGCAGACTTTTTATCGTTCGGCTACCAGCCCTTTTTTGGTGCGCTGGAGGCGCTGCGCTTCGATTTTCAACAAGGCGCCTGGCAGTCGAAGGTGCTGCTCAATGCCGACAAGCTGAAAAAAGATGGTGGCTACGACAGCAGCGCCCTGTGGCCGGTGCTGCCGCATAGTCCCAGCGCCTGCTTCAGCGTGCCGGTCGACTGGAGCGCCTTGGCCCCCGTGCTCAAGCGCCTGGGCAGCAAGACTCCGGAACCGGTGGCGCCGCTGACCGAGCACCTGCAAGGCCCCGCCGCCGCCTGCTGGTATGGCAATTCGCGGCTGCATACGCCGGTGTTTGTCGCCACCCGCAAGCCGCAGGCCGGCGACGAGGCGCTATATGGCAGCCTGTTCGAGGCCGCCATCGGCGGCAAGGACCCGGTGCGCAAGACTGCGGGCAAGGATGGCGCCATCCGTTGGGAGCGCACCATCGCCACGGGCCTGGGGCCGGCCACCGCGGCGCTGGCCGTCGCCGGCAATACTGTCGTTTTCTCGGCCGACGCCAAGCTGGTCGACCAGGTGCTGGCGGTGCGCCGCAAGCAGGCGCCGGCGGCCAGCGACCTGCTGCCCGATGGCGCCCGCACGATCGGCCTGATCGCGCCGGCCTCGCTGGCAAAACTGATCCAGTTCGAGGCCTTCGATACGCTGCCGGCGAATAATGAACCGGTCCTGCGCGCGGCCGCCAACGAACACCTGGTGCCGCGCCTGGACGCGCTGAAAAAATACCCGCCGCTGCGCATGGTGCTCAAACAGCCGCCGGCCAGTGGCACCGCATGGGCGCCGCTGGAATGGCAGGAGACGGCGCGATGA
- a CDS encoding DUF2135 domain-containing protein, giving the protein MMKTLPISLLLLPLWAQAQVTIDAPKSGWRNSAGAQEEYTQAVNYPAASVNLQPGQSETAQIRGRIAGAGKGKPATLVVNGVAMPMEVGENGAYGRPYGFGSGSNSVEVRSPDGRSRARTQFVDSYQGKTQARLRIVLSWDSAGTDLDLHVVTPDGGHAWYGNRVLKDGGALDVDVTTGYGPEIFSSAAPVKGNYHVYVNYYGSGENTSVLTVARLSVITNEGTPSEKLQSFQVPMRAAGELTLVKSFVLP; this is encoded by the coding sequence ATGATGAAAACACTGCCGATTTCCTTGCTGTTGCTGCCGCTGTGGGCGCAGGCCCAGGTCACCATCGACGCGCCCAAAAGCGGCTGGCGCAATTCGGCCGGCGCGCAAGAAGAATACACGCAAGCCGTCAACTACCCCGCCGCCTCGGTCAACCTGCAGCCGGGCCAGAGCGAGACGGCGCAGATACGAGGGCGCATCGCGGGCGCCGGCAAGGGCAAGCCAGCCACGCTGGTGGTCAACGGCGTGGCCATGCCGATGGAAGTGGGCGAGAACGGCGCTTATGGCCGTCCGTATGGCTTCGGCAGCGGCTCGAACAGCGTCGAAGTGCGCTCGCCGGACGGCAGGAGCCGCGCACGCACCCAGTTTGTCGACAGCTACCAGGGCAAGACCCAGGCGCGCCTGCGCATCGTGCTGTCGTGGGACAGCGCCGGCACCGACCTCGATCTGCACGTGGTCACGCCCGACGGAGGCCATGCCTGGTACGGCAATCGCGTGCTGAAAGATGGCGGCGCGCTGGACGTGGACGTGACCACCGGCTATGGCCCGGAAATCTTTTCCAGTGCGGCCCCCGTCAAGGGCAACTATCACGTCTATGTCAATTACTACGGCAGCGGCGAGAACACCTCGGTGCTGACGGTGGCCCGCCTGTCGGTGATCACCAATGAGGGCACGCCGAGCGAAAAGCTGCAGAGCTTCCAGGTGCCGATGCGGGCCGCCGGCGAGCTGACCTTGGTGAAATCTTTCGTCCTCCCATAA